A DNA window from Hydractinia symbiolongicarpus strain clone_291-10 chromosome 6, HSymV2.1, whole genome shotgun sequence contains the following coding sequences:
- the LOC130648010 gene encoding uncharacterized protein LOC130648010 codes for MSSTRVFEVLNRIQVALGRNSFPDMNFKPKQIKCLEAILKGRNVLAVLPTGYGKSIIFQLLPDFLSNEEKGSMIIVITSLNSIIDDQMKFLKKVGMECFHLKSPFDIEEARTNLFSDSYPDNEVNSTALPDFSIKKFKILFCHPEAILSDVGRNLLKTNTLQKEVKAIVVDEAHCIDTWGDSFRKEFLNLGAIRSFFLDIPVLALTATSTVKTTSRIKIVLGMRDCIKKILLPIGEDLKKQAKAYPQTIIYCKLKYCGYGYKLFESIIGPLQYVGGECKPSKSLFVQFHAPQTKHMKHEIISEFSKIDSNIRVIFATSALGMGVNAPNMKQIVHIGPPPTLEEYIQEIGRAGRRGQDAVAVLHYNNSDISIDRITKGLIDKQMAEYCKNDSSCLRSLLLKHFKHKAPPQQKCCIICHPETDYGKLDHVLVREKVQRKISEVDLQKLSQEFNNLLADLDANLTDDPPREFFGLSMDTKEIAEKFSMILDNVTEIENEDSLLGFGLWDEDVSKKAYELIQIYTTELP; via the exons ATGAGTAGTACACGcgtttttgaagttttaaatagAATCCAGGTTGCACTTGGTAGGAATTCATTTCCCGATATGAACTTTAAACCAAAGCAAATAAAATGCTTAGAAGCAATTTTAAAAGGAAGAAACGTTTTAGCTGTTCTCCCAACTGGTTATGGGAAATCGATCATTTTTCAGTTGTTGCCAGATTTTCTTTCAAATGAAGAGAAAGGAAGTATGATAATTGTTATCACTTCCTTAAATTCGATTATAGATGaccaaatgaaatttttaaaaaaagttggaaTGGAATGTTTTCACTTGAAAAGCCCATTTGACATTGAAGAAGCAAGAACAAATTTGTTCTCTGATTCCTATCCTGACAACGAAGTTAATAGTACTGCACTaccagatttttcaataaaaaaatttaaaatcttgttTTGTCACCCTGAAGCAATTCTAAGTGATGTGGGGAGAAACTTACTAAAGACAAACACACTCCAAAAAGAAGTAAAAGCCATTGTTGTAGATGAAGCACATTGTATAGACACttg GGGTGATAGCTTCAGAAAAGAATTTCTTAATCTTGGAGCCATTAGATCCTTTTTTCTGGACATTCCTGTGCTTGCCCTAACAGCAACTTCTACAGTTAAAACAACAAGCAGAATAAAAATTGTTCTTGGAATGAGGGATT GTATCAAAAAGATTTTGTTACCGATTggagaagatttaaaaaaacaagcgaAAGCATATCCACAGACTATCATATACTGTAAATTAAAGTATTGTGGATATGGGTACAAACTTTTTGAAAGTATAATCGGCCCTTTGCAATATGTAGGAGGCGAATGTAAACCATCCAAAAGCTTGTTTGTGCAATTTCATGCACCCCAAACTAAGCACATGAAGCATGAAATTATTTCAGAATTTTCAAAAATCGACAGTAACATCAGAGTCATTTTTGCAACTTCTGCCCTTGGTATGGGCGTAAATGCACCTAATATGAAACAAATTGTACATATTGGCCCTCCTCCAACATTGGAGGAATACATACAGGAAATAGGCAGAGCAGGTCGCAGAGGACAGGATGCTGTAGCTGTGTTACATTACAACAACTCTGACATTAGTATTGATAGAATTACGAAGGGATTGATTGACAAACAGATGGCTGAATATTGCAAAAATGACAGTAGCTGCTTGAGATCTTTGTTGTTGAAGCATTTCAAACATAAAGCACCACCACAACAAAAATGTTGTATTATATGTCATCCAGAAACCGACTATGGTAAACTTGATCACGTCTTGGTCAGAGAAAAAGTACAACGTAAAATTAGTGAAGTTGATTTGCAAAAATTGTCACAAGAATTTAATAACCTGCTTGCAGATTTGGATGCAAATTTAACAGATGATCCGCCAAGAGAGTTTTTTGGTCTTAGTATGGATACTAAAGAAATTGCGGAGAAGTTTTCAATGATATTGGATAATGTCACtgaaattgaaaatgaagaTAGCCTTTTGGGATTTGGTCTTTGGGACGAAGATGTATCGAAAAAAGCATATGAGCTCATACAAATTTACACTACAGAATTACCTTGA
- the LOC130648011 gene encoding uncharacterized protein LOC130648011, producing MSWWKRAYHQRSQRQRVLDSQFELVNSMRDLEMCKVSDPKRKKKRRLEVKRYGVIFMCLAALRRFITRRGNVRTIRSDNGTNFVGADNEFKRAFKELDREKIDTFHNDNGCDAIEWRRNPPYASHFDGVWERQICTVRSISEDLLKTHGHSINDENLRTLLCEIEAVVNSRPLTVTTLSDPESLLPISPSNLLMTKTRVIAPPPGAFDAVDVYSRRRWQRIQHITNEFWSRWQKQFLATLQEKSK from the exons ATGTCATGGTGGAAGAGGGCTTACCATCAACGAAGTCAGAGACAACGGGTTTTAGATTCCCAATTTGAACTCGTTAACTCGATGCGTGATTTGGAAATGTGTAAAGTGTCGGACCCAAAGAGGAAAA AAAAAAGGCGCTTAGAAGTCAAACGATATGGTGTCATATTCATGTGCTTGGCAGCTCTGCGACGATTCATCACACGTCGTGGAAATGTCAGAACCATCAGAAGTGACAACGGCACGAATTTTGTTGGTGCTGATAACGAATTCAAGCGTGCTTTTAAGGAATTGGATCGTGAAAAAATTGATACATTTCACAATGACAATGGTTGTGATGCAATTGAATGGCGAAGAAATCCACCTTATGCTAGTCATTTCGATGGTGTCTGGGAACGGCAAATTTGCACAGTGAGATCTATATCGGAAGATCTTTTGAAGACCCATGGCCACAGCATCAACGATGAAAATCTGCGCACACTGCTATGCGAAATTGAGGCTGTTGTCAACTCGAGGCCATTGACGGTGACCACCTTAAGTGATCCAGAAAGTCTGCTGCCGATTTCGCCAAGCAACCTTCTCATGACAAAAACAAGGGTTATTGCACCTCCACCTGGAGCATTTGATGCTGTTGACGTATACAGTAGACGTCGTTGGCAACGCATACAGCATATCACAAACGAATTTTGGAGTCGATGGCAAAAACAATTTCTTGCAACGTTGCAAGAGAAATCCAAATGA
- the LOC130648012 gene encoding angiopoietin-related protein 7-like: MSQSSIVTVIDSLLSSNKIRNATDAMSYLNGMKFSTLDRDNDENTSINCVTTFPGLGGWWNNQCTQVVLTGRYYGKGETSPTNGGIHWIPVTGSGESLKYAEIKLLIKK, from the exons ATGTCGCAGTCTTCGATCGTTACTGTTATAGATTCATTATTGTCTTCAAATAAAATTC GAAATGCTACGGATGCTATGTCATATTTAAATGGCATGAAGTTCTCGACACTTGACAGAGATAACGATGAAAACACTTCAATAAATTGTGTTACAACCTTTCCAGGACTTGGTGGTTGGTGGAACAACCAATGTACACAGGTTGTCTTAACAGGCAGATATTATGGAAAAGGGGAAACTAGTCCAACTAACGGTGGCATACACTGGATCCCAGTGACTGGATCAGGAGAATCATTGAAGTATGCGGAGATAAAGcttttgataaaaaagtaa
- the LOC130647270 gene encoding angiopoietin-related protein 3-like, whose product MVTILFLFSACMYIISDCNTNGEFFTLTHSNRLRGTVLKDGSTSAIQCALRCNLDKACKEGGVVHISERENKCMMKNEKGGMFFEGKNTIVMTKTQLKKDHILVLRRVSDSVSFARTWFEYKHGFGNVKGNYWIGNEKLHEMSQRNVKLSIEFTRFNGEKYYAEYDRFQVENEGDQYRLNIGD is encoded by the exons ATGGTTACTATTTTGTTTCTATTTAGTGCATGTATGTATATAATATCAGATTGTAACACAAATGGCGAATTTTTCACTTTGACACACAGCAATCGATTACGTGGTACTGTTTTAAAAGATGGATCCACGTCAGCAATTCAATGCGCGTTAAGATGTAACTTGGACAAAGCGTGCAAGGAAGGTGGAGTGGTTCACATTAGCGAACGTGAAAATAAATGTatgatgaaaaatgaaaaaggaGGAATGTTTTTTGAAGGCAAAAATACCATAGTGATGACAAAAACTCAACTTAAGAAAG ATCACATTTTAGTATTAAGAAGAGTGAGTGATTCTGTCTCTTTTGCAAGAACGTGGTTTGAATACAAACATGGATTTGGAAATGTCAAAGGAAATTATTGGATTGGAAATGAAAAACTACACGAAATGTCACAACGAAATGTAAAATTAAGCATTGAGTTCACACGTTTTAATGGAGAAAAATATTACGCTGAATACGACAGATTCCAAGTGGAGAATGAAGGGGATCAATATAGACTTAACATTGGCGATTAG